The genomic stretch ACTGCTTGTATTATGTTTAATATTTCTTGTAATGTAGCACAGGTATTATTCCCATGATAGAAAAACATAAGCTACCACTTTATGGTACATCATACATTATGCATGCACATAATATACATTAAAAGTGATTTGACTAAACATGTTcagcattattattttacatccCCTGTTAATAATAGATATAGGAAATACAGCTGGTTCTTCTTAATgccttctccttctctcttcaTTTTTCCACATGCATATTCACATATTTCTGTGAAAGGAAATCCATCTTGATGCATGATTGGCTTGTTCAGACACTTATGACATTCTTCTCCACTGTATGATCAGGGTAATATGAGCGGTCCCATATTTATAGACCAAAGCAAATAATTTGCTGCCCTGCAATTGCCTCACCTTGCTTTAACTCCGCTGCTCAGGTAGTCCACCGTTCAATGACCATCTGTTATTTTACACCGTCTCTCAGTGAGTTGGATCCTTTACAAACGGGCTCAGTCCCACACTAACCCTCAAGATGCTTCATGGGCCAAAAAGAATAGGATGACTCACACCCACAGCTCTTGTTTAGCTTACCCTGACACTGGGGGTCAAGAATCAGCGTtcacatacatacactcacacgtaaataaacacacacacacacacacacacacacacacacacacacacacagtgtcttTCACACTAATTAGCTATCAGTGGTGTATCTTTGTGTTAAGCATGGTTGCCTCTAGCTGGTATAATGCGAATTGCCTCTTGAGGATTAAGggtttagaagaagaagaacgcTGTATGAATGTTTACTGCGCTAAAGGGTTGTTCATATCTTTGGCAAAGTGTTGCTGTTTTGTGGCtttttgtgtgcctgtgttAGAGACAATGCATGATTTTAACCCACAAATTGGCTCCAGAGCAATGCCATGCAATGAGTTAGACAAACCTTCAGTCAGCATTTATAGGCAAGACTCAAGCTGCAGTGGCCTTTTGTGCCACTTGTGGGACATCAAATTCATTTGCTAAGGACTATTAGGAAAGTGTATTTTAATCAGACTAGTGGTCAAAGTTAATAGGaatagttttttgggggggggttttgGAGTTACTAGTACCTAATATGTAAGGATATCCACAGAGAAGTGTAagcattgcttttattttttttattaaaaatatagatATAAGACGTTATGTTGCACAACAGAAAATGACTGGTTGCACATAAGTTTATTAACAAACATAAATATCATAAATACAGTGATTCATAAtctaaaacaaaatgcaattcATGTCttagacaaaagtatttcatcTCAAATATGAAGAACGGCATACCTCTACAGATCTGACACCAACAATGGCAAGGTACAATCGGCTCATTTTAAGTGAAGCCCGTTTATGCTCCATAGTTTGAGGTTAAAGCTATAAACAATAAAGTGATAAAGCAGCACTATATTGTACAGAGCATGTTTTGTGCTGATGGTAAAAATGCACAACAGAAggagtaaacaaaaaaagaaagggaaggGAGATCTTTGGCGGGCTGGGAAATTATTTCCCGAAGAGCTCCATCATTCTTCTGTTATTCTGCGCTTGCTGAGCCAGCTGTTCCGCCCTGGACATCTCCATCATCTCCCGGAGCAGGTGGAAGGTCAGATCCAGGGATATCGGCGGGTCCTCGGACCTTCTTCCCCTCTCCATTGAGTCATCCCCGCGGTCTCCGAAGCCACTTATGAGCGCCCTGATGTTCCCAACTTTCCCCTGTAAAAGACGCCGCGTCAGTTGGAGTTGCAAAGCTCTGTTGAAGATGGCAGGTGATCCGCCGGGATACATGGACGTTGATGGGAAAGAGTTCGAGTCTCCGTTGCCCAGTCGGATGAAATACTCCTCCCCAAGACGCTCCAGAATGGGGccggtctgctgctgctgctgctgctgggagaTTTGGGTTTGTAGAGCTGGGACGCGCAGGGTACTGCCAGGGCTCTCAATAGCCCGACATTCGAAGCGCGGTAAGAAGGCAACTAGCAGAATCACGGTGGTACCGAATAAATTGAGCTTCATGTCAGGATTTCAACAGGAATCTGGAAAGAAAATTGCAAGATTGCGTATTATTTAAATGTGGCATGCTCATTTTTCTTGCTGTGGTGTGAGATGTGCCGCGTAAAAAGGCAATTACGCACGTAAAAGAGATATTGCGATAATATAACGGGCAAATTATAACTATtactgctgcagtttatttttattattgtaaaatattttgtgatttggtgccaccTGTTATTAATAATGGGACTGGATATTGTGAGACTGATCTGCGACGTGGAATATTTACGCGTAAAGACAAAGTGAGAATTGTCTTCTATCATTGCACTTAGTCCATCCCCAAAAAACGCAATcaggaaagaaacagaaagatgCACCAGCAAAGCCAAAAATCTACTTTGCCAtctgtaaatacattttttttttaaatgtttgctctAAAGCACAAAGATCTCTTTAACCAAACCCCCCGGAGTCTGAGGTAGAAATGAGAATGTCTAACACGCCAAAGGAGGGAAAGAGACGAATTAACAATATGggtaaaataaattaaacttttcTTACCTTCAGGCTTTAGAGGTGGTCCGGTACTGCCGTGTACGTTGCCAGGTAGTTGGCGAGATGCCGCCCTCCTTCACTTCACTTTGAGGAATCAAGTATATAGTTATTTAAAGGAGAGATGCTGAATGGACTTATATAGCCACCCTCACTATAAGTGTCGCGCTCCAAGCTGAGATTGAGTCTGCGCGTTCTTGCATGGGTGTAACGTGAATGGACGCCTCTGACAAAGTGCTTTAGTTTAGATGAGATGAGTCATATGTgagtgtgcgcgcgcgtgcacGAGCGTCTACTTCGGGGCTTTCAGAATAGGCCTATAGGTGACACACCTGCCGGCATTTTCACTTGAATTAGTTAGTTGAAAAATAACTGCAGAGGTTTTGGAATCCAAATAGCAAACAATCCGAAGTTTTCAAGTAATATTTAGAAGAGGCAAGTCTAgaattgtgttttttctgctcATCAGTCACTGCTCATTTTCATCATGTGTCTAAAATATCCTCCTTATTTGACAGCAGCATATAGTGACAGCTCTTGGCTGCAAAACTGCAGAAGTTATGTAACATTTTGGCGGTTCATCCAGTGGTTTCAGGTGTGGCAGGTACATTTTAGTGCAATCTTCAGGACTCAGTTTGTCCCTGCATATTGCACCGCAATTATTCCAAAGCAGTTTTCCATCTGCCCTGAGCTGTAATGCAGTGAAAATGCATTTGCAAACACCtcaggctgagagagagaggtatTGTCTCCCAGTGAttcattgctgctgctgcacatatATACATCACCAACTCTACCAATCCGTGCCTTGGCCACCTAGCTCCAGAGGGACCCACCGCCAAGCTACACTTTCAAGATGGAGAGTTTAACCCAGCATCAGACAAGCCATTAGAATGTTAAACAGCTTGAATCTTTAACTTATATGTTTCTGTCTGCTTCTCCAGCATTTGTGCAGTACAATCAAACAAACACTAATTCTTCTACAAAGACAGAGGAATTAATCTTTGTTTGTCTTTAAGcaagattaaataaaaaaaaaaactaaaaaaaacaaccttttagTTGTGCTATGCCATTAAATAAGCACTAATTCTTCCACAAAGTTAGAGGCAGAGGATGTGGATTCGCATTTGGTAAAATATGGTGATGAAAGATGGCCATTTTATACTTACACCTAAACTCAGCATGTGTGTTACAGTAAGTCACCCTTAAAAATGTGATGAAACCCTTCCAATTAATCCTTAACAGTAAGTCCATTTCATTCAGACATTCAGGGCAGGAAAAAGGAAGACTCAAACATATGCAGAGGTTGAGGTGACTTAACAGGTAGTGCACTCAAGTAAAATGAGCCAGTCtgaaagagagcgagagcagGGGGAGAACATTTGATTTTGTAACTGTAGTCATGAAGTGCAAGATGGTTTTTCTTCAGAAAAAAGTGCCAGCTTCCAAATTCATGCATTGCCTGTATGCATTTTACTGGATTAGAAGATAATATGcaaaatttgtttttcctctAGCCTCTGCACTTTGTCACTTTTCATGCTCCGTTACTGCTCAAGGGGAAGTGTCAGGTCCCATCATGAGAAACACATGTTGGCTGACACAAATAGAAAACACCGCCACGAGAGAAGGACTGCTTGTGGTCAACTCACGTCACCTCATTTTCAAATCACCATCCCTGGACAGATCACTGGGAGAGAAATCCTCCCCTGCGATGTCACACCGGAAGGTACTCAGGCTTAAATTATTATCTGTTTCCTCAATTAAAGCGAGTCTTTTAgatgattagattagataaaacctGAATGATTTGTCCTGGAAAACTGGGATGTTGCCACCTTTCACGCTGACCTTTTTGTGCAGGTTGGGCATGCAGAATGAATAGATGAAGTTATATTTCCTCAGCACACACTGCAAATTGCCAGCGAAAAAGTATTTTACAGAATCACTGTCATATGAACAAATTCTCTTTGGCAGCAGATTCATTATTTGATCATTTGCCTTTCCAGTACTTCTCAGTGAGCTTTCCCTTCCTGAATAATTGGGCAGCCTTCTCCAGTGGATAGCACCATGTTTTTCCTAACACATCCTTGACGTTCACAAACAAAATTTTAGTAATCAAAGTCACTCTCACTGTTTAAGTGAGTGTGATCGCTGGCACTGCAGAGCCAAGGGAGAGACCACCGCCTGACCTTAAGTCTTGTTGCTCAGGTGTCCTTCTGGTTTATAGTGCAGTGATATAACCTGTTATAAAAACACCTCTAATAGAAGTGAGAGCCTGGCCtttcattttacaaaaaaaaaaaaaaaagtaagaagagtaagaaaaaaaaaaaacaattttacagAAATGGCATTTCTTGTTTTACAGTTGACCACAAAATGACACGAAGCTTTCATTCAATCAGCCCACTAGTTATATGGTTAAACATATATGCTTCGATCATGGCCATTTAAGGCTAAGCAGGTCATTTAATTATGCAAGAAGAAATCTGGTAACCTCACAGGTTGAACGTGTGAAGCAAAGTTCTCTGTAACGCACCGAAACCCCCTCGAGGGCCATCTGTCTGTAACAATCTAGCACATGCAGGTCAGAGGCGTCACTGTTGCTCGTTTACATATTGACTGTCAGTCTGGGCACACAGAGAAAGGGGAATAATGCCTGTAAGGatgattttggtaattataAAACAACCCATCATTTACAGTATAGTTCCAGTGTTTAGTTCAAATGAGCAAGTAACAACTCTTCTTTAAAGAGAAGGTACATGCAGATTACTTTCTGGGAAGCAAAAAGTTTGAGTTCATATTCTGTGGTTGTAGTGAATAAAGAGCAGAACAATTAGCTTCTAATATTAGTGTCTGCCTACCTTGTTCTTCCTAGAAAATTAAAGATATCGagtcttttttatgtttaaactccccttttttctttgttaaatttcaatttgtctaaacaaaaaagatacaaaacacaCTCACTCCTTTAATCTAAAAAGCTAATTTTATAATTGGATTATAGatcaaacataaaatattttatacatccaattaaaatgaaaagtcaGAGGGTTTTGATCACTTTTCTTATTGACaacaaatcaaatgaaaaaaatcaaaatcaattaTCCGCTCGGTTCTCCGTCATTGCCTTTTTCCTCGAGACACTCTGATCCTGTTTGTTCCCATCAAGGCATAAATCTTTTAAAAGATGTCACTGATACATAgcttcattattttcttataaAAGACTCAGTGATTCTCAAGAACAGCTGGGGTCTGTAGTTTTCTGCAAAGGTCATTCAAACAACAGTAAAAGGTGCATTTATTGTTATTTGTGATCGTTGGCAGCACCTGGATTGTGTATGTAGTAAATGCCACTGTGTGTCTTAAGGAGGAAGCGTGTCAAGCATTGCTCTCAGACACGTGGGAATCCAATATATTCGGTGTTTTTAGCAGAACCTATTGTTTTGTACTGTTTTCATGCAGAAAAAGATGAAACTATACTGTAGAATACAATCGAGGTTATCTTCTAACCTGGACACTGGATAATAGTGTCGTATCTTTTTGTGTATAACAAATCAGTCAGATGTGATTGCAGACCaaggagggatttttttttctaatacttTTCATACACATttaccagccactttgttaggtacacctgttcaactgctcattaacacaaatatctaaccagccaatcacatgccaGGAAATCACTgcttttaggcatgtagacacagTCATGATGACCTGCTGAACTTCAAACTGAGTCTGAGACTGagactctgaatgtggcataATTGTTAGCGCCAGCCAGGCTGGTCtgtgtatttcagaaactgctggtaGACTGGGATTTTCCTTCTCTAAGGTTCACAGAGAAAGGGCTGaacaagagaaaatatccagtgagcagcagaaatctacaccaggtgccactcctgtcagctatgaACAGGAAACCAAGGCTACACTTCACactggctcaccaaaattggacaatagcaGACTGGagaaacattgcctggtctgatgatgagtctcattttctgctgcaacattcagatgattCTGTCGGGTCAAAATTTGGggtgaacaacatgaaagcatggatccatgctgCCTTGTAtcaagagttcaggctgttgaTGGTGGTGCATTGGAGTGGGGGATcgctgaggaatatttccagcaccttgttgaatctgtgccatgaataCTTAAGgcaattctgaaggcaaaaggggtccaacctggtactggCAAGGTGTACATGAATGCATATTGATGTGGAAATAAAACTGTGAATGTTTTCATAGACACATCACGTGTTATGGGTTTGTACAATGTTCATGCATCATTCTTTGCTGAAATTTGACTTGACAAGTGATTTCCTGTCATTTTGTCCAGCACTCATGCAGCCAGAATTTGACGACTTATAATTCCCACCTCGCTGTCATAATGTGAACTGAACATGCTGGTTCAGTCCATTCTCTCAGATTAATCCTTAGACTTTGTGTCTGTGAAATGAGACACATTTAGGGGCTTGTCTCTGTTTCCAGAAAGTCCTAAATGTTCTGCTCCTCTGAATGATTTCAAGTTATTATTAGTGAAACTTTATTTGAGTGATACGTGACATACAGTTATAACATTTCACTCAAAGGCATAAGACAGCAAATGTCCAATCTTAGACTGtgataaaaagaagaagaagaagaagaagaaaaatcagtCTCAGGAGAAATCTAGGCCAAAGCCATTCTAGCAAAATTGTAACCcagttttctttgctctttGATAATACACTTTGACCATAATTGTCTCTTTGGGGCCACTTAATCTGAACATATATGCTGATGCTGTCGTCCCTGTGTACCCTCATGGCTAAGCTGTGACTCATTTataattcattaattttgtCAAAACTTTACGCAGATATAAAGTATTATCAGTGACAGGAAttataaactaaataaataaataaaattcacgCCTTCCTTTCAGAAAGATTGATATACATCAAATGCACTCATGCTGACAGTTATACAGATCAAAGTGACAGAAGACAGCCAGGGAAGAAACATTTCAAACAGCTTTCTTTATTCTAAACTTGGACTGTCTCTGAGCGCTAACGACCTTAAAAGCTCTCTCCTTCCTTTCAACACATCTATCCTCACTCCATGTAACAATCAGAGGCATAAAGGCTGAAATGGTTgagcaggtttcttcctgtctttgtgAATGTCCGTCACATTGTTCTGTCTCACAGCGATCAGTGGTTAGCGCAAATATCTTTATGTAAGGGCATTTTATCTGGGTTATGATCAAAAGGAAGTTCATCAGAGACAGCTAGTTGCCAATATGTGGATTAAAATGGTCGTAACTGCTGTTATACGCctctaatatttttcttatataatatttttagtGTCTGTGGCAATGTTTTATACTCTGTTGAAAAGAGGCCATcagtttcagaaactgcaggGTCTATTTATGTCAAATGGAGGGCTAATGAGAGAAAAACTGTCAGTGTATAGAAGCAGTGTGGTCTTTTCTCCCTTGCTTTAACCAAGCATGCTTGCTGCAActtctatcttttttttgtttgtttgtttatttctgtttttctaaacTAAACAGCAAAAGCCcagttactaaaaaaaaaaaaaaaaaaaaaaaccttgcatCTAAATAAAACTAGAAGTCAATGAGCctatatttatttgaaaatgatttatttatttagacctGCTGAAACTTCTCACAATTAAATGGATTAATTGGCAACACTGCGTAACATGTTTGGgtatttaaaaaatcattttcagaagtaaacaagtgtgtgtgtgtgtgtgggggggggggggggggtgcaaaacAGTAAAGATTAAATAACACCATTGTCCTCTTTGAGCCTGGTGGCATTTGAAATAACTGAACTGAGGCAGACTGGATAAAGCACAGATCAAAATCCAGAGCCCATAATGCATTAATGCACGTGGCATGGGTAGCATCAATCTATGATGGCATCAAGGCAAAACATATTACTGGGGAGCTcctgcttatttcagcaagaaaATGGCAAACTACATTTTGCAAGTATAGCTCCAAGAGTCCAGGTGCTAAAGGGCCGTGCCAGGTGTCCAGACCTGTcaccatttaaaaatatttggcacattatgaaacaaaaacacatgacaAAGGGCACCCTGTTACTACTGCTGCGGAGCTGAAAGTCCTATATTAATTAAGACACATTTTACTTTCAAAACTGCAGTAAAGTTCCCAAACACAGTCAACATGTTGCTGGCATCAACTTCATTAAATTTACTCCCAAAGTTCCCAGTTTCTAGGAGAGCCTTGTCCACTTTTAtgtgcactatattgccaaaagtattcatccacccatccaaatcattgaatcaatcagtcaatcactacagacttctaaatttcatgtggccttcagattagctaaAGAGctcaagccttacatcaccaagcacaatgcaaagcatcggatgcagtggtgtaaagcacgtcgccactggactctagagcagtggagacgtgttctctggagtgatgaatcatgcttctccatctggcaatctgatgaaCAAGTCTAGATTTGGTGGTTCCCAGGAGAATggcacttgtctgactgcattgtgccaagtgtaaagtttggtggaggggggattatggtgtggggttgtttttcaggagttggtctCAGCTTCTTAGTTCccatgaaaggaactcttaatgcttcagcataccaagacattttggacaatttcatgcttccaactttgtgggaacagtttggggatggccccttcctgttccaacatgactgcgcaccagtgcacaaagcaaggtccataaaggcATGGATGAGCGAagttggtgtggaagaacttgactggcctgcacagaatcCTGACTTCATcctaatagaacacctttgggatgaactagagtggagactgtgagccaggccttctcgttcagcatcagtgtctgacctcacaaatgtgcttctgcaagaatggtcaaaaattcccataaacacactcctaaaacttgtggaaagcctttccaaaagagaagagagctgttatagctgcaaagtgTGAGCTgatatcatattaaaccctatggattaagaatgggatatcactcaagttcatgtgtgtgtgaaggcagttgagcaaatacttttggcaatatagcgtataagtgtgtgtgtgtgtgtgtgtgtgtgtgtactgacaGAGGGTATCCAACAGCTCTTCACGGCTCTTCATGCCATGTGCACAAACTGAGTCTTCTCAGATGATCACACTGTTCATTTGCCCCATAGCACGCATAACGACTGTCCTCCATCACCCAAGCCAGTGAAGATGAAGTGAAATCAGCTATGAGGTGCATTTCTATTTTTCAGGATGTGACTATtctaatgaggaaaaaaatgatggagCAGCAAATTGggtcaaaaaatattttgagacCCTTGTGCAGAAAAGGAACtataccacaaaaaaaaaaaaaaaaccacagtcttgattttgttgtttatcACATTAGAGGATCATTAGGAGAGTGTCTGTCAAATAAAGACATTCTGTACATCCACACGTTTTACCCCAGAGCAAAACTGAGTGACTCATCCTTTgcgttctttttgttttctgttttacttaAGATCAGAAGATGGCTGAGATTTTTCTACTGTAAATTGGGAAGAATTCCTCTTCCCTAATTGTTTGTGTAGGTGTCAATATTCCCTCTTTGGCTTCTCTCTGAACATTAGTGAGGAGTTAACAGGCACTGATCACACAGTGGCAGCaggccaaaataaaaaatgagacAATCACACCAGACAGGAGCACTCGGGGAAAAGGAAACCAAAAGCTATTCATCCTTTCTTCGCAGAAACCCGAGCAAAACGCGATTCTGGTTGGCACAAAAATGAAC from Archocentrus centrarchus isolate MPI-CPG fArcCen1 chromosome 20, fArcCen1, whole genome shotgun sequence encodes the following:
- the crhb gene encoding corticotropin releasing hormone b, encoding MKLNLFGTTVILLVAFLPRFECRAIESPGSTLRVPALQTQISQQQQQQQTGPILERLGEEYFIRLGNGDSNSFPSTSMYPGGSPAIFNRALQLQLTRRLLQGKVGNIRALISGFGDRGDDSMERGRRSEDPPISLDLTFHLLREMMEMSRAEQLAQQAQNNRRMMELFGK